ACCagagagttttgaaacaaaccaAAGATGTGCTAATATAGTGTTTCAATCTAAACATTTAGAAATGAATTTCACTCCAACAGTCCCACATTAACTGAATAGCTTCCTAGCCTCTAGAAATAAACCCCAAAGCTAACCAGCTTCTACCTCAATTGGGGTTTAATCCTCCACTATTGTACATAACTCCCTCTCCTACCTAGCTGTTACCCCTTTCCCCTCCCATAAATATATCAAATGCACAAAAATCAGACTACCCAcaaaaaaaagatgaaagatttattctattttctaccatttttttataaaaatgtgACAATAATTTCAGCTAGCAAAATGAAATCACTGCATAATACACAAATAGGGTACCTCTGAGGAACAAGAGTAGCAGCGACACCATTGTGAAGCCGGATCTCGGCGCTTCCGGCGGTGACCACGGAGGGGAGATTGGCATGTGTGGTCAAAAGCAGGTTCCGGTGGATCAAGAATCCGGTGCCGGAGACTCCATTAGCAGCCGTGGAGGTGATTGTGGCCATGGCTTGGCCTTTTCCGGAGCAAATAGCACCTTTCATTCTCTCAGACTTGCTCACTCCTCTACAGAAACACCATGTTTCTCTGAGACCACCCATGGCTAAATGTGGCTCAGAGGAGTAATGAGTGTCTTCAAAAGCTTGGATCTAGTCAATGCAGCAATGGAGTTCGAAGATCATGGGTGACAGTGAAGAGAGAAAACTGTAAGAGATTTTGAGTTATCCTAGGACTTATGATAATGTCTTTGTGAAATTTAAGACATGGGAGAATGAAAATGTTTCTAAGACATGGAAAATGGTGGTGGATTGGGACCAAGTAGCTTGTAGCTGCTGAAATGGAACATGAATGTATGCTTCTAAAGCTTGATAAGAAAATGGGTATCtaaggggagttgggtttggggcctcccctatggggctgcgcgccccacctttttttttttaaacccaaaagtgccctacggaaaggtactttccgtattcaatttaactgaatacggaaaggtactttccgtattatattttgatgactacggaaaggtattttccgtatttaactctgacaggattccccctttttccaccattactcctccctcaccaaccttcaccaacccctcaccagcccccctgaacctcctcaatgcctccagaccaccctctctctcaccctctcctacctcactttcattcccaagctctccaccaccatccactccttcatttcccaagctctccaccactacaacaagtgttgtagtagaggtaagtctatgtgtttatttgttgttattttgtaggattaagtagtggaagtagttagattaagtagtttaagtagttagaaggatgagtttttgaattctgagtcgtgatataatacggattgttatcttccgtattgaatatggaaaggtactttccgtattcagtatggaaagtAACAATCCGTATTCGGTATGGAAAGTATATTTCCGTATTGAGTATGGAATGTAActttccgtattctcttccagggatgacagattcatttttctttggtgagtcacaattgattgaagctggatttcacaatggtcaacctgaagaggccactacagaggtgccaccaccagcatttgtgcccccgtgtataagtatagatgtctcgcatttatttgccactgatcaggtattctttgaacatatttttgcattgttttgagagtgtaatatatcaattcttattatgtcttgatcacccttgtaatcaattcttattattataacagattttccctacccgtgatgatcttatcaattgagttcatggaattgcgattgaaaatggatatgttacgttgatcacaaagtcagattatggtgggaatggaagcagaaaagcttatgtcatgttggggtgcgagaagcatggtaaatatgttccttatagagaccctgaccttgttgaagggacgagatcacaaaagacaggttgtccttttagactaaaaggacgacctaggaaaaatggcatagatagagattggcggctaaaggtgatggaaggtatacacaaccatgaaccagctaggtcactacttgggcacaattttgttggtcgtctaaaacccggagagaaggagcaagtgggaaaaatgacaaggagttgggttccaccgagaaagatgttgttgactttgaaggaaaacaatccttcaaacttgactaccatatctcagatttatggtgtttgcaagaggttaagaaaatccctccgcgggggattgacagaaatgcaacacttgttgaagaagttggacggtgacaagtatgtccactttgaaagacatgagcctggatcggaagtcattagggatgtattttgggctcatccaaatgctatcaaactgttcaacacatttccatatgtagtgattatggattgcacatacaagacaaacaaatatgcaattcccttgcttgagattgttggactgacttccacagataagacatactccatagccttttgctacattgttaatgagggcacagatgactacgtttgggcactggagtgtatgaagtctctattagctgattaagccatgttgcctaaggtgattgttactgacagagatcttgccttattgagtgctgctaagcaaagccttcctaacactacacatttattatgcttgtggcacatcaacaagtgtgttttggcaaagtgcaaactctatgttggcacagatgattttgctgagttggttatgatgaagtgggcagaggtggtggatgctgcaacagttgaagaatttgaagtgaaatggatgcaattgtttaatatgtgcaaggcaaaatacagcaactttacctcctattgttctactacatggttggttcacaaggagaaattcgccaaggcatggacaaatcatgtgatgcactttggaacaacaacaagtaacaggtaaaaaaattacatgagcttaatttatgcgttgtttgttcatttgatagattgttgttaataagatatctatttgttgtttgcagggctgagggtgcacatgccagtttgaagaagatgttacgggattgcaagggtgacctggccacttcatgggatgcgtcgcatagtttgacatgtaatcgacatactgaaatattagcatcgtttgagcgcagtattcacagaattgatcacattttcatgttctcattttacacaaatattagaggatttgtgtcaaacaaattcctgcagctcatcgacgatgaacatataagaatgaagtcctacggcggatgcgattgcttgttgagagagactcatggactaccttgcggttgtgaacttgcaggtcaccggtcaaccactctcttgtcaattaattctatttgttattgaaagaaacacttttgtgaacttgcaggttatgaaagaattccatatgagtcaattcatccattctggaagagactgagttgggagcatgtacctgaacctgttgcagatactaccaacaaccatatttgcggcatgaaccatggagatatgcaaccagaagttgaggcattgacacattatttcagttctttggatactggagggcagagtatggtaaggaggaagcttcaagcgatctattgtcctgaaagcagttcacTTTGTACTCCTGCGGTTAAGATAAGGTCCAAGCGCACTCTTAAGGCGAATGAGAAAATACCACCTAAGAAtaaagcaataggatccttgactcgtgatctttcaggttttgaacatgttgatagggagatcagagaggcaaagaaggtttcacaaccaccaaagaagaagaagcgtgtgaagaagtctgatacaagctatttcatgggtcattttccagcctttttccacccatatatacaaacagttcagaatgttgaggatgatggtaactgtggctatagagccGTTGCTGCATTACTCGGACTACCATCAGGTGAGGAAAGTTGGTCATGGGTTAGGGCAGCGTTGATAGAAGAACTTGAACGACACAGAGGGttgtatgatgaaatgtggtccagacatgtggttaatgccttacattcccgactcactcttcctcctggtgatccggctaccgaggataaatggatgcaactgccagagatgggataccttgtagcaaccaggttccaagtGGTTTTCATATCCATCTCCTCTACGGGTTGTTGGTCATACCTTCCACTAAGAGGAGAAGGTCCACCGGATGTACATCCTGTTATAGCTGTTGGTCATGTGATtaatcactttgtacaggtattttttgattgagtacactaatatccaattggtgaattgatttgttgtatttgcaagttatctaattttattgttattctctataatgtagctccatctaactcctggacattctatgccgccaattgctctccagtggGAACGGTATGTTGATCCTACATCAGTAAGCTGGTGCGCCCCATATGGTACACGTTTAGGAAGATTCACATCAGAATTCGAAGCTTggcttgttacttttggtgttcctcttattcaccaaagctatgtagacatcacctcagattgacaccacacttttgtgtgatattcatttgtaaacgctctgtaatattaatctgatgggccttgcctttatgatgttcatttgttgcttttaataatattaatttgatggtcaTTGTTATATTGATGGGCCTTATTATTTTGAATCAGCATCAGGGATAATTAACATAGACAACCACTCTGTCATCAAAGTCCTGTCATTTTCAtccaccccatcatcagagtcctgtcatttccaaccaccccatcatcagagtcctgtcatttccaaccaccccatcatcagagtcttgtcattttcatccacTAAATGACGAACTTGAAACCTGACATTACTATCTACCACCAACCAACCCCAACCACACTTGTATTATCcaccaaacaccataaatcttttgaccattctgctataaatctctctgggttctttattcttcttcatccttttcttcatgtcttgctttcgaagataaaaaaaacaatggAACAAGACTGGGATGCATTAGTCCGCCGTTGCAAACGTCAAGGCAGCACTTCtagcagctctcgtcctctcattcctgggccagctggcgccgtccaggctgccatgtatgGGCGTAGATCCAACCCTAACACACTACTCATTCCGACCCAAGAATTTGTGAGGCGTGCGCTCGAAGACAgatcaaccgaaaccgatcctgatttcaattcaaatgcttggcttacagccctgcaattggtggaatctgccactccgctgggcacaatcacaacgaatgttgagagagtagagagtgttgttgctgttattaaatcatgcactcccaatggtttcggagatgccaaagttaccctcaaggtatttGCTCGCTTTTGTCCAGCTTCTTTAACCGTCAATTTGTtgtctcattttctctcacgaTTGCATTGATTTAGGACCCTACGGGCACCGTTGACGCTAGCGTCCATCGCAAGGCCTTCACTGACGGGGAATTTAGGAATgtcataactgttggatctgttcttgttctccaaaaggtctattaccttaaacattaatcttgcttcctttgaacaagtacgcattaatcttttaaatttgcaatttacttgcaggttgctgtgtttgcaccgagtaaatctgttcgttatctgaatataacgttgcccaacatagtcaaagtatttccacaggatagcggaccccacgacttcatcgatatcactgaggattaattttgttttcgtgttgcttctgaataattTCGTGTACCCTTTAAACTGTTTGCCATGAATTATTAATGTTACTTATCCTGCCTTTGATTATTTACGGTGTAGTTATACGGGTTTTTTTCAATACAAGAGTCGGCATATAATGAGTgaaaatagaaagcatgattaatataaagagagtcctaatacaaagagtcacatgtcataatataaaaatacaaaaaaaatatacaaatatacagtcaatcactcgccccgacccctaccggcccctctacgacctctaggtccacgggctctgcctccacggcctctgcctccGCGCGCACCCTCTGCAGGAGCACCCTGTAAgacccgagtttttaagtttacgctaagtgaataaacttcttattcacgattagggttgatgtaatgtgaagggaaacctgaacgaaagtttattaaatgaaatataattatgaaggagaaagttcaggaaaagttcaaggattgcattatgatcgataaaagttatagcacgaacgttttacgcttaaacctaggtcagaaaccctagtatatagctaattttcacttttaggcacgatggcagttaattccaaaaatcttcagagaaatgttagaatttctctttttccatatatcacaatcgtttcgaggcgaaactctaggatctacgaacgtccgattccaatcatcggaagtttgccgaaaccgaatccctggtatttcaaaaccctagaatcacccgacttcggggactttatctattcagagcttcaaatgaatattctacacgcgtacacccatttctcttgatgatttcaatctttcttccgaaggaagttttctattccgacattcgaggcaaaaagcaacttatcgggtaaaatagttttacaccgactttgcattagttgccaaaaatacaaggagacatcttcttagcttaggaattcctttgccaaaacctatcttagaattcatggagaatgatgccggaaaaatcagattcgcgaaactttcattttcccgcgaatttccaccttctatatatagcaaagaaaggaagaaaaaaccaaaaaaactacccattttccccacccaaacccgcggccaagaaggagaagaaggaggaagagattttcttcatcgtttgcttgatcgtcgatcaatcagttgctgcttcaaggtttcgaggtatagtcgctaatccttacctccgatcgctttttccatagcttttctgtagagttttctgagtggatagtttatgggtttttgcaaaactatcatgaatctttcatttctgattctaaacctcttctatgtgtgcccaagatcacttctgccggattagattttccgttatgtcgccggaattccgtcggaatcaattctagcctaaaatacccatttatgtagtttttgagtaaagttccaacctttaggctgaaaactatcgccttagcttagtgctagtaggattagttgtcataaacgtcgttggtgacgtccctgcaaaattttatttttgggatttcagttttgaaaatcctaagttaaaaatcatgaccaaaatacccctgcgacagtttttgatccgataatttttccgagttcagaatacccttagttacggcttatgaaagcataggaaccaagtttgatcgaagaaaaatcgagccccataattagccaaagtggccgagcctattagaggggggaggaggaaatttccttttccgaaaacttgtcttttcgcgctagattatcgtaccttagagtatagattacttcgagtaa
This is a stretch of genomic DNA from Lotus japonicus ecotype B-129 chromosome 1, LjGifu_v1.2. It encodes these proteins:
- the LOC130729378 gene encoding uncharacterized protein LOC130729378; protein product: MLPKVIVTDRDLALLSAAKQSLPNTTHLLCLWHINKCVLAKCKLYVGTDDFAELVMMKWAEVVDAATVEEFEVKWMQLFNMCKAKYSNFTSYCSTTWLVHKEKFAKAWTNHVMHFGTTTSNRAEGAHASLKKMLRDCKGDLATSWDASHSLTCNRHTEILASFERSIHRIDHIFMFSFYTNIRGFVSNKFLQLIDDEHIRMKSYGGCDCLLRETHGLPCGCELAGYERIPYESIHPFWKRLSWEHVPEPVADTTNNHICGMNHGDMQPEVEALTHYFSSLDTGGQSMVRRKLQAIYCPESSSLCTPAVKIRSKRTLKANEKIPPKNKAIGSLTRDLSGFEHVDREIREAKKVSQPPKKKKRVKKSDTSYFMGHFPAFFHPYIQTVQNVEDDGNCGYRAVAALLGLPSGEESWSWVRAALIEELERHRGLYDEMWSRHVVNALHSRLTLPPGDPATEDKWMQLPEMGYLVATRFQVVFISISSTGCWSYLPLRGEGPPDVHPVIAVGHVINHFVQLHLTPGHSMPPIALQWERYVDPTSVSWCAPYGTRLGRFTSEFEAWLVTFGVPLIHQSYVDITSD